The nucleotide sequence GGATGGCCCCTGAGGTACTGTTTCAGATGTCTGTTTTTACTTCTTTCCAATGTTTAGTTGAAATCTCTACCAGTTGTTTAGATTATGAGAAAACATATTCATGGTACGTCTGAAGTTAATAGTGTAATACAGAATGAAATACAATGTATTGACACAAACAGATATTATACAAAATCCAAAAATGCAACTTGGCCATATTCAATTTTTAGGACACATACGTGAGTACTGTTTTTGCCTTTAATCCACATATTTAGTAATATATGATGTAAAAAGTCCAATCTCTAAATTGTAAAGTGTATGTCCAGCCTCATGCATGCATGTTtatgtttatttgtttatttatcctGCCATGTGAGCCTTATGCTGAAAGTTATGGCTAAGAAATACAAAGAAACCATGTGGTATTCAAATGGCTGGTACATGTTGCAAAATGCCAATTGCATATCAGTATTAGTATTAGATCCGGGCAACCTGAACTTGACATCCCAAAAGCTCTTGTAACTTGGGGAAGAGGATCTCCTCCTGTTAGGATAACTTTTCCCGACTAAGACTTAAGACCTGCGGGTTCCCTCAAGCAGGACAAAGTACATAATTTCATGCACTTAGATATTAGCGGGTGGTGGTATGTGCAAGTGCCATGATTACCACAGGAGACTTGCATAAGGAGAAGGACTCATAAGTCAAGAAAAAGCTGTGAAATTGGTGTAGGGAGGGGCTAGAGAACCTGGTAGCTGTAATGTTTTCAAAGAAAACTAGGCCATGCCAAAACTGGGATTTCAGATAgattttaaaatctgaaatataCTATATCTGTATGCTTCATAGGTATGAAATCTAGTATTAAGTGGATCATAAGGCATCTATGGTGGTGATTTATAGCAAGGTCTGACCTAAGGAACCGACTGAAGGGGCTGATATTAGCTAACTGTATAAGAAGCATGAGAACTAGCATACATGAATATTAAACTAGCATATAGGAGACGAGTTGCAGAGCATCTTCACCAATCTTAGAATAATTTGAATTcatgaattttcttatgatttgCTGCTGCATTATTCATGACAGGCTTAATTCATGTGGGTTTTCAAACACTATCATTCCTCTTACATTTTCCTGTATGCAATTGAATCGGAAAAGATCTGGATTGGGATTCATAGTGAAACTTTACACCCTTACAGATATCTTTGTAGTAGTGATGTCAGTGGTTGGACCATGGTGGTTATCATGGTTATGCTCTACGACCCACTCGATAGCATTATCAATACATAGGCAATGTTAGTTTGTTCATTTCTGTCCAGGAGGATGATTATCTTTTTCGATAGTTGTTTGATACTATGCGCTTccactctttgatttgaagaaaTAGCACTTCTTGTTTGCTACTTTTAGATTATTTCTTGGCATTACGCATGGTTGCTGTAGGAACTGCTAATCTGATGCCCACATCACCTCACTGTCATTTGATTTATGTTTGCAAGAGTAAGTTATGCCATTGTTAGTTTGACATTTCTAACTTCTTGGTGCTTATGCAGCCTTAACGAAGATCAACCTAGGTTTTGTGCAAAATTGGTTCAGGGAAGAGCCTTTGGTTGAgccttgttttttgtttttgtgaaCCATAGGGCCAGAACTCTCTAGTTACAACTGCTCGTAAGCTAGACTCATCAACAGCTGGGGGGACCATATGTCAGCAGGATAGTTCGCCATCTGAACCCTTGGTTGCCTGGATCTGCAGGTGATGTTGGCCATGGGGCATTGGTTACATGATTCCTCACTCTAAATATGTGGGAAGCTCTAACGTTAGGGCATGACCTCGTCACTTTGGAGAGATTGGAAAATTATGGGTGATTGGGAAGATCTCCATCAATCCAGGTTACCGTTGTGAGTCTCCGTTTACTCCTATTGGTTGTTCCTAGTCGGTTCATTGCAAAGTTTACACCTTCCCAGGTTGTCAGCAAGAGAAAGGTGGTCTTTTGGTGAATAGACCCAGCACCAAGTAGCAAGGCTTGCCATATCGTTACATACTCATCCTGTACCCAGTGGACCTTATCATACCAGGACGAACGAAGACTTGGTATGGAGGACATACCGAGTCTTGGTATGCTGAACTGATTCTATATCAGGTGTATGACACTATACCATTATGGTACTGGTATAGGGTCTGGTACCAAGACAACAAACCTTGCCAGGTAGTTTGCCTTTTTAGTTCCAAATGACACTCCCAGTTCACCACTTTGTGCCTTTACTGCTCTGTCAAAATACACCTGTACCTGGCCAGGTTCTAGGGAAGCCCATTAGATGAGAGGAGTTTGAATGGTGCCAAGTAAATCATAAGATTTCTGGTAGGAAGGATGCTTTCACCTTAGAAGATCCCCTGATTTTGAGCtttccaagtctgctggaggtAGGCCACTATCAACTCCAGGTGCATACTATTTGAGTCTATTTACCTGCGTGGAAAGAAAGCCCATATGGTGGACCTGTCAGAGCCCATGTGGGACTGCCCTAAGTGGTTGAGGGTCTGATCTACAACATGGCTGACCGAGGGCAAGAGAAGAGGGTGTGTCCCATCACAACAGCATTATAGTTATTTGCTAATTAATGGAATGAATGATATGTTAAGATTAGGGTTTCAGTTTGGTATGATGGTTTGAAAATCACGATCCTATGACTTGAATTTTGGTCTGGCAATTGTTTTTGAGGTAGAGAGATTAGCGTTAGAATTAAAGATATATACATGTCATGTGATTGAGGTGGTGACGTAGTGTCTTTGGAAATTAAAACAATTCTTCTGCTGATCTTGTGATTACAATTGGCACTGTTTGTTTGAAAGTTTGCAATGTTTGGAGGATAATTAAGCATGGTAAAGGCAATAGTGCTGTCAGGAACTCTGTATACTGTGTCTGTAAAGTGTAAATTAAGATGGTGATCATAGTAACTGAACTCTAAGCATGGTGCAAGGACTAGGAGCTTTGGTGGTATCTTATAACAAAATTTTACTCTATCAATTCAGCATTTATGAAATAATCAAGATGTTCTCTGTGGTATATGGAAGTCTTCAAGAATATTTCGAGATTCAAGCTCctgatagatttttttttctagggATTATGTTCCTGCTTTTGACCCTACTTAATTTGTGCTCCTGGAACTATAAAAACCATGATAAACTAGTACTAAGATGAACGAATGAAATGTCATAAGTCATAACCATAGGTGCTAATGTAATTTGATTTGTTTCTATTTTTGTCTTACCCTAGCCATTCCAGTGGACTTTTTTCATCAATTTTTATGCAGTTTGctgatccttttttttccccataTCCTTTGAATTTTAGGCTCTAGTTTCCAATAAGTTTCTAAGCAGAATGGGTTTATATTGTAGGTCATAGAACACAAGCCCTATGATCACAAGGCTGATGTTTTTAGCTTCGGAATTTTGCTGTGGGAGCTGCTAACAGGAAAGGTAATGCAGTGTATGGAATTATTTCTTAGTCTTTATAACAAGTGCTTTTTTTCAGTTAAGCTGATGATCATATTTATCTATTGCTTAGCTTCCATATGAGTACCTAACACCGCTACAAGCAGCAGTAGGTGTGGTTCAAAAGGTAAGCATCATATCCCACTCATCATTATGCACCATGCAAATATTCGCTATAGCCATCATATGTaaattttctttgtttattgtttttcagTCCACTAGTAAATGAATCTGACAGTTGAAATAAAGGTAAATGTAATATCCCCTACACGCTTAAAAGGCTTGACTTGCTATATCAAGTCCGCTACAGACCATGTGGATGTTGCCCTTCTGGAAATGTATTTTCTGTTTACTTACTAAATAATTGTGTGAAATGTTTTCGAGATTTAcactataaaataaaataaagcattGAAGTTTGAACCATTGCTTCTTGAGCAATTAAATGATTTATAAATCTCTTCCAACTCTTGAATGAGAGAGCAAACAAAATGTGGTCAGCTGCAAAATTTTTTCGCCTACAATAATTGTCTCTTATGCATGCAGTCTTAATTTTTCCCTTGAAGGGTTTGTCATTCGTTTCCGCACACACGTTCATCTAACCCTCTCAAACTCTGCAATGGCAGGAGACCGCGGTACCctttttttagtattttttgaCATTATTAAACTAGCGACTTTAATTTAAATGTAACTCAAAATCAAAAAGCTTAACATGTAGATAATTATAGCGAATCTTGTTTGACTTGTATAATAGATAAaataactttttctttttttggtttctCAAGCTAAAGGTGGCATTGCTTAATGGAATTAAGTATAAAGAAAATAGGGTTAGGAAATTTTAGATATACCATGTTCTTTGCTTTGTTGGTTCTTCATGTTTGGAAAACTGAAAGTTGCGCTACCTGGCCCAAATCGTTCAGTTCTCTTTGTcaaatgttatattatggacaATAAGCTGTGCATCAGTAATCTTGTTTCACATTACATGATGAATTGAATCACCTACTGTTCAACTTTGGAAAATTTTAGGGTACGAGGCTGctatatttaaaaaaagaactacatatttctttttttttcttgatattcATAATTATGTTTCCATGAGATATGCTGCAAATCCACGGTTGTAGGCAAGGGTTTTCTATACGCATTAGGGTCGCATAGTCTCGTCGCTTGTGCATCAGATCTGGTTCATGAATGGTTTGCCTCAAAGCATTTAGGAGTGTGCTTCTGATAGTTGAGGTGGGCATCATTAGATCAGAGATGTGTGGATCTTGAACAACTCATCTTTCCCCTAACAATTACTCAACCTGACACACTGAACATACAGTGCTCTATTTGTTTTGAGGTATATCTTACTATTGTCATTGATTAATATTTACTACAACCTTAACCATAATGTTTTTTGGTCGGAAATAAATTGTAGTTTGTGGTTTGTTAGTTTAAGAATGGTGCAGCTTCTGTTTTAAGGGTGGTATACCTAAAGTAAGTTTGCTTAAAATGAAGGCATGCACGGCATTATATGTTTATTCATCCACCCATCTTCATGTCTACATACTTCTATAAAAATGTATGGCCTTCTGATGGTCTAGATAAGACTAGATCTTTAAGGATCTATATATTTCTTGAAGTTGATCATGGTGTACTGTTAATCTCTGCAGCATCAGAACTTTTCTAATTTTCACCTATTTTCTTTTTGCTGCTGCCTGACTGTTGTTACAAAGATGGTGGCGATTTCTGCTCTTTGCAGGGCCTGAGACCAACCATACCAAAGCATACCAATCCTAAACTTGCTGAACTGCTTGAAAAATGCTGGCAGCAGGACCCAGCTCAAAGGCCAGACTTTTCAGAAATATTGGAGATACTCCAGTTTTTAGCCAAGGAGGTTCAATAAAGAAGACTATTTTTTCCCCCTCCTCTCAATTCCTTAAAGGGCCTTTAGGGTTTTTCTTATGAATTTTGCCTAACAGGTCGCTGATGAACCTGAGGATCGTCGCAAGGAAAAGTCATCGGGCAGGTTTCTCTCAGTTCTGAGGCGGGGCCACTGAAGGAGAGATGTCCGCGAATCATCAtttgtatgatctcatcatgggCAATTTCCAGTCCTTGGTAGGATTATACCTTAAGCTGTACAGTATTTAATTTGACGACCTAGTTTTTTGTTCCTAAATTTTGAGTTGCAATTCTTTTTACATTTAACTGCTGCCATGTCTATTTTTTATCATATTCGAATGGAATGTCATCAAAAGTGATCATCTCTTCCCAGAGCATGTGCCGGTGATCATTTTGTTATAGTTGTTCGGTTGTTTTTGCTTCTTTTAACCTTTTCGGCCTGATGTTACTAAGGGTAGTTCTGAGCCTTGATTTGTCCTTCTTTAGTGGAGTGGATATCTTTATGTAAGTTTTGACACTTCTGATGACGACCATGGTATTATTTATGGACTTTGCACCCGGATGGAGACCAAAATGATTTCAAAACAATGTTTCAACCGTCTGATGTGTACTGAGATTTAAGACTATATAATCGCATGGCAGCTGCATCCACTTTCAAAGTGCATCCTTTAAGTTGGGGATGCTCTGTGACATGGTGTCATTTCTTGCACCATGGACAAGACCAGCAACACAGCTCCAAACAGCAATATTTCCTCAACCAAGAAGTGCAATTTACACTTTCCCTTCAGCTCTTTGGAAGTGAGCTGCCTCAGGGACTGGATCAGctcacttctgcaaaaatagcTGTGAACCGAAATAAATCTCAAGAAATATTTTACTGTGCTCGATATTCTTTCCAAAATGTATCATATGCGACTGTCGCACTGTTAAAGGATCTGCTGCATTCACTAAACAGTCTTAAGAGAGAAAAGGTGTTGAGGGACTTGAAATCTAGGGTTCCGAAACTCACAGTTTTCATTTGATGGCACTGAGGGCGTTGTAAGCTTAACTTCTAAAATGCGTGAATGATCAGTCTACGAAAGTGATCTTATGTAAAATAACCTAGGCtacaaaaactgattttaattattatttcggTTTTAACTTTGATAGAGCATCCCTATCTGCATGAtaacataaagcaagcaaatatgtATAAATATATTTCCTAATTAGTTTCATGGAATTTACTATAGCAAATGGAGTTTCTTCATGCAGATGTACTTCAATCTATACATACATCTGCTGATTATTAGCTGCTAATGGATCATTTTATTTCTTCCCAAGAGGCTAACAACTATTAGGAAGGAAAATTAGAGCTGCCCTCCTGTCTCATTTTACCACCATGGAAGCATGGAGAGCTATACATGTGCCAGCGGGATCGCTGTCACTGCTCGATTGGGAGTCCATTCTGTATCCAAGCGGAATAACCACCTGCAATGTCTGTAATGCCTGTAAAACCCTGAGGAAATGAAAGAGTGTCTCAGTTCAGGGGCAATTACATGATTTCATGGCAACCAAAgaaatatatttcatgttgAATGTCTTAGATCTCGTCGATATATGGTTCCACTGTTTGTAAATTGTCTGCTATTACGTGTACAAAGGCAAAGCATGTCGTTAAACTTCTACTTACAGCAGATGAAAGTTCAGCTGTAGCCATGAGTGACAGTCTCCCACTCTGGCATCCCTACAGGCAAAAGGTGAAGAATTACCAAGAAGAAAAAGCCTTAAAGTAGCTTAAGTTGAGGGCAAGAATTGAAAAATTAGTACATGCAGACATACAATGATTATCTCATCATCCTTCCCAAAAACTTCTAGCACTTCCTTCAAGAAGTTAGGATTTTTTGTCTTCCCTACAccagaaggaggaagaaaataAATGTGAAGATACTTTTTAAATGGTGAACCgcatagaaaaaaagaaagaaagatatgCCAGTAGTTTATCAACCAAAACTTGTCTGTAGGAATTTATAATAAAACCTACTGCAATATATATCTTCACTCGACCTTTTCTAAGGATTTTGATCCACAATTGCAAATACTACAGTACCCAATAAATAAGCAGCTAAATGACATGCTCAAACAGCGGAATAAAATGTCCACTGGCTTCCACATGGTGAACCACTGATTTATATACCATTTTTACTCAAGACTTGTTTTAAGGATTTTGATCTAGAAAATACTACATTACCCAATAAATAAGCAGCTAAATGACATGCTGTAAGAACTGTATACAATCTTAAACCAGTATAAGAAGCATTGCTATATCTGCAGGCTTCCATATGGTGAAACGCCGATTTGTATACCCTAATGCTCGGTTCAGCATGCGGAGCAGGGTGCTTCCAAGTTTATCGCCCACTCGAATATTGGTAAATTGACAGTGTAGCATCCATTACTCTTATAGCATGATATAAGGAGAGAAACAAAACAACACCCATAACAACTCTAGGCTACAAAGATTGTAATGCTCTTTCATCATTACTTCTTAAATTCTGCATATATTCCTCTCCTAGATGTCTTTCATTCAGTGTCTTCTATTGCTGTCATCATTCACTTTGGGTGTGACATAAACCTGAATTCAAATAAATGCAATAGGAAATGCATTGGATATGAACATCTAACCTAGCTGAAATGCTGAATCTGCTCACAACAAATCTTCAAAAAATTTCATTTCTGGACtggcttctattttttttcacaaTGGAGCATTACTCGTACTATTGTGCCAAGCAAAAGAATGCCCAGGAACTATGGATGATGCAGGCGTACCTCAGATTCAATTTTTAacttcaatttctaaatctcatGCTGCTCAAGTAAATTCCTCCAAGGCTCCAACAATTTGCTTACAattgttatttttctttccatgaGAATATATTAGCAACTTGATCCCAAAACATGGAAATTAGGCTGTAGCATACTGTGGCCCCTACAATTCCTTCGGTTGTATATATCATTTAGGATAGATACAGATTCCTTACTTCTTCATAGTTCTTGTACAAAATCTTCATTTTATTTCAGAAGAGCAGAGTAAAACATGGAAAGCACATTAATCTTGCATATGGTATTTGTTCTGTCTCATTAGAAGTGCCAATAAGACCTGATAAGACCAGATTCAAACATGGATATGTAACCAATCACAAGGTCTGAAGCATCTAAAAGCTCTTAGTCAAGTTGTCATAATCTAAATCTTGAGGAAGACCGTGCCATTCTTGATGTCAGCGCAAGTACACTTCTCATGATTCCGatctaattaatatatattaaaatctgTCATTCTGGATATATATACCAACATAAATATGACTCTGATGCAGAATCTTTGGATGTTCTTCAAATATAAAACATGCATTCAGCTAGAGTGTACGAGGGGCCCCTTGGCCATTAAAAACAAATAGTGAGATCCAAAAAAAGTCTAAACCGAGCCTAAACTGGTCGACATATGAAAGATTCATTAAAATCTGGAGACTTCCTAATCTTAATTTCGCTTGGTTATGACTTATAAAGCTTAAAAGAGACCAGGAACAGAGCAGGAAGGAGAAGGGAGAACAAGGACAACCAATCAGATCAATTTAGATTATTATACAGAACAAGCACAGAAGCAGACTGATCATTGACAATGAGTTTGGTGTAAAAAATGATTTATCCCTGCTTTGAAGTTGTAAATGTTAGGAAAAACAATAATGCACAAGAAGTATGTgttccggtaccaaagtatagaAGGCATGGTATGCCATACCAGTCCAAACCGAGCGATACAAGACGTCAGTACGGATACCGATGTCCAGTACAAGTACTGTACTGACACTCGATGCACACAAAAAATTCCATACCATTACCGACACTAtatatgctagtgtggcactagTACAAGATCTGGTACCGAAATTATGAATCTTGATAGAAGGGTTTATAAATCTATATTATTTGTGTTGTTTATGTAAACATAATCATGAAGATTTATCACTAGAGAATCGATAAAGAGAGCATCATCACAGgagaaaaccaaaagaaaaagggaattatactACATACTAAAAGCGAAGTACACGGAAAACATTGGTTAGCCAGGCATTACCTGACCCAACCTTGAGCATGTAAGGGATGTTTTTAGCACCCACTGCATGGCCAGCATTGAACTCATCCACCGTCCTGAAAAACCATCCCATAATGCATCACTTCCTAatgtcattttcatttttttttccccgATGGAAAGAGTTGGCAGCCACCTATGACATCCTATTGTGATTACTGgagaaaattcttctgaaaaaaatcagaaaaatgtCGACTGCACAAATATAACTATAGATTAAGACATTTCTTTAATCATAATTACCTGACGTCCAGATAGCGATAACCAGCTTGAAGGAGCTCGTGCGCAACACGAACCGGCACCGATCTTGGGACCCCTATTTCTGGATTTCCATCGCTGCTTACAGATCTAATGCAGTAATCATAGTTCTCGAGAAAATtagaattaaagaaaaaaaaggaagaaaacagtAGCTTTTAGAAACTTAACAACCCGTCCCATTGAACTACAGTAGACCCCATACCTCAGGAAGCCTGGGCGACCGTTTTGTGCGCCGGAAACTGCATGCTGGTGTCCAGAATGCTTTGATGCCGAGAGAAACGTCGGCGACAGCGAAAGAAATCTATGAAACAGAGATTTGATGACAACCAATGCTAATAGAAGAAGAGAGTAGataaagaagatgaacagttacAAACCTTTTGGGGggtggaggagagaggaggaCAGGAAGAGAGACGCGAGAGTAGGAGGCCATTGTACTGATCTTCTTTTGGTTAAGTTGGTAAGAATGGaatggaagaagagaaggcaGTGGAGTGGAAGTGAATGGGGAATAGGACGGTGCGGGGTTGTGCGTGACGCCATTGAGGTAGCTTTTATTCTTTGTTACGTTGTGGATCAGGGGGATGAGGCCTCGGGCAAGTTGCCGTGTATAGCGTCCGGTTCGTTTTTGTTAAGGAAAAGGACGGAGATGGCGTTGTTGGTATTGAATAGTGAAGTGACGTTTTTATTAGTAGAACTGGGCGGAGTACTGTCAGCTTGCTTGTGCTGAACTGGGTCAATAGGGATAAAGACCGTCCCAAAAGATCAGAAgatattaattaaatttttttatttttttaaaattatttatgaaCTATTTAATACATAGCTCATATGAACTAAATATATGTGTACACATTTCACATATTTTCTCTATTTAAATTCTGATATTTTTGCCAagttaaaattttaaatctattcaaatctaatcacaataaCTGTAATCAGCTTATGGTCAACCTTAATGAAcatgtgctgcagtgtctcctattCCACATACAGATTTgctttgatattatttgtgacAATTTAGGAACTTATCCAAAAAACCTAgctgaaaagtattatttagatcTTTGGTTCCGTATAACCACCCAAAATTTACCTAATGCATAATCAATACGAGACTAAATATATGTCCGTGCGGATCCTTACACTTGATGCCTGGACTTGATAGTGGCAAATAGTAGATCTATTATCCAGCAA is from Phoenix dactylifera cultivar Barhee BC4 chromosome 18, palm_55x_up_171113_PBpolish2nd_filt_p, whole genome shotgun sequence and encodes:
- the LOC103722934 gene encoding thiosulfate sulfurtransferase 16, chloroplastic isoform X2 is translated as MASYSRVSLPVLLSPPPPKRFLSLSPTFLSASKHSGHQHAVSGAQNGRPGFLRSVSSDGNPEIGVPRSVPVRVAHELLQAGYRYLDVRTVDEFNAGHAVGAKNIPYMLKVGSGKTKNPNFLKEVLEVFGKDDEIIIGCQSGRLSLMATAELSSAGFTGITDIAGGYSAWIQNGLPIEQ
- the LOC103722934 gene encoding rhodanese-like domain-containing protein 15, chloroplastic isoform X1 encodes the protein MASYSRVSLPVLLSPPPPKRFLSLSPTFLSASKHSGHQHAVSGAQNGRPGFLRSVSSDGNPEIGVPRSVPVRVAHELLQAGYRYLDVRTVDEFNAGHAVGAKNIPYMLKVGSGKTKNPNFLKEVLEVFGKDDEIIIGCQSGRLSLMATAELSSAVSRSLTTCFAFVHVIADNLQTVEPYIDEI